A window of Oncorhynchus kisutch isolate 150728-3 linkage group LG23, Okis_V2, whole genome shotgun sequence genomic DNA:
tctaaccacagtaaccctaaccctagcctcatgtccaccctctggctcaactctaaccacagtaaccctaaccctagcctcatgtccaccctctggctcaactctaaccacagtaaccctaaccctagcctcatgtccaccctctggctcaactctaaccacagtaaccctaaccctaacgctagcttcatgtccaccctctggctcaactctaaccacagtaaccctaaccctaaccctagcctcatgtccaccctctggctcaactctaaccacagtaaccctaaccctaacgctagcttcatgtccaccctctggctcaactctaaccacagaaaccctaaccctagcctcatgtccaccctctggctcaactctaaccacagtaaccctaaccctaaccctagcctcatgtcCACCCTCTGGCTCAACTCTAACCACAGTAACCCTAACAATCCTGCATGCCAACAACTTTCTAACATGTCACACACTTTCCACACTTTCTCTGTGATAGTATTGCTAACATGTTGTTTGTGGTATTGGGGTTATTTTCTTGAATGTTTGTGTGTACTGTAATGGTCATATTCTGACAGCTGATAGGTCCAATGGATAAAATCAGTCCAAGAGCATCAACCATTGCTACTTCTATACCTACAGCACTTACTTAAAGTGACAAAGTCATGAACTTAGTGCTTAGAGTGCTATCTACTTTTGCCCAACGTCTATTACACAGTTTCCAATCACTCTGCTTGTCTTTCCAAGTATCCCCTTGCTCAGTCCCTATACATTTTTGTTAATGCTTATGTTCTTTTTCATAATATTTTTTTTGTTACCACTACAAATACATGCTGCCACTAAGAACGCActgaatgagctgtataaggtgtcatgacgtggccctctttgggtatagtGAGTGGCTTCCCCCTTGTCGTGGAGAATCGTAACAAAATGTAACacttacaagaacttgtgaattcaatataggcttttaatgcaaacatatcagaagcctagatggtccgcggaacacacacttgtccagagcactggctctgatttatacacatacatcatatgagtccatcccacatgcatatgaagttacttccctcagtccatctgccacCATTATATCCCAATctgtgcatcctgcttgttcagctCGATAACGCCCATATCTGCTTTCAGGCAAGTTATAATGGTGACAGGACCTCTTCATGTCCCAAAAATAATACATGCCCATCTTATGCTATGGGCCCCCTTACGTTCAGCCTGGTGTGTTCTTTGGTATGTCTGTCCTTATTAGGACTCGTAGACTATGTGTCTCTTCTGacattccttcagcatcttcatgtcctaaaaatatatggcctatgtctatagtccatcagttggtcatttggctgaccccctcctttgtaTGTCCCTCTGACCTTGGTTTGTCCAGCTGTCCTATGCTCTCATGGCCTTACTCTGGCctcctgtcctatacaatagacaatgcattttaccagaatggcaaatgcacTCTAAGTGTATCTTTCTCTTGTGTTACAGTATTATGTTCCTCCCTATATGTACATCTTTCTcccacaccctctctccctcctacacccaggttctgttatctcaggttgtaAATTcttggaggagactctctcctcctggccatgcagaaagagacacatagagagcaAAGGAACTCCTTCtacatcacagaacttgagaactgaacaatatccatgttttggagaatgtgtaaacggtCGGTGGAGAAGCCAACTATAACCCGGACCGTTTGTACAGCCACATgaccataactctgtttatacaggaGCCTCCGTTATGAGGTTTGcgtctaattattgtataaaatgaatgagtacaGATTAAagtatttgtgaaatgatgtaatgtgattttaaaccgtTAATGTGCgagaattgtattccctttaaagttgaACATGTTCTGGCtcatgggacagcccttttctactgTTACGAATAAAACCCACACCTGAAGAAATCCTCTTCGGGCCATGCGTACCtcgtcatatcggcttagcccactaggtaacctcccctatcatttccttgtaaccatatctactgtttgtttgtttgtgtatttcCGTGattgggtttgtgcagataaccaacaattccaacattccaacattccaaatgacgtttggaatgagactaatgtgaggtaaagaataattaaaTAATTAGAAGATTAAttgagttatattaggaaaattttaactttgtaatctgaagattttccttggtgccccaacatcctagttaattacatttacatgattagtttaatcacgtaataataacacagtttagccttttgttaatccacctgtcgtgtcagatttttaaattatgctttacagcgaaagcaatccaagtgtttgtgtaaatttatcgatcgcacgacaaaacattatgtacacttagcatcaggtagcttgttcacgaaaatcagaaaagcaatcaaattaattgtttacctttgatgatcttcggatgttttcactcatgagactcccagttacacaacaaatgttccgtttgttccataaagatgatttttatatccaaaatacctcagtttgtttgccgcattatgttcagaaatccacaggaaaaaGCAGTCACCACaacgcagatgaaaattccaaatagtttccataatgtccacagaaacatgtcaaacgttttttataatcaagcctcaggttgtttttaaaatatataatcgataatatatcgcccgcaaatgtctttcacagtaggagagggaaaagcaatacctatccaaactctgttgcgcgagcaaaactcatgtgaccacttgacgcgatgttatcgttctggctaatttttctaaataaaagcctgaaactatgtctgaagactgttgacaccttgaggaagcgataggaaaaggaatctggttcatatccctttaaatccagcaaagggaggctatggaacatggagttttcaaaatagaagccacttcctgtttagattttcctcagggtttcgcctgtaatatcagttctgttatactcacagacaatattttgacaggtttggaaactttagagtgttttctatccaatactaataataatatgcatatattagtaactgagactgaggagctggccgtttacaatgggcaccttttcatccaagctactcaatactgcccctgcagccataaaaagtccCAAAGACACGAtaaaggccataagcaaacaagaaaatgctcacccaaaTACGACACTCCAAGTGGCcagggattttaatgcagggaaactgaaatatTTTACCTCCTTTCTACCAGCAAGTCTACTGTGCAATTAGAGATGAAAAAACTCTAGGTCACCTCTTTTCGACACACAGTGATGcagacaaagctctcccttgccctccatttggcaaatctgaccaataCTCTATCCTCttaattcctgcttacaaacaggAAGTTCCAAGGATGCGTTCAAAatggaagtggtccgatgaagcggacgctaaactacaggactgtttcgctagctcAGATTGGAATATGCTACGgcattcatccaatggcattgaggaattgACCATATTAGTCACCAGCTtaattaataagtgcatcgacgacataGTCCCCACACCGTATGTACATATCCTAACCAGAACCCATAGATTGCGAGCAATATCCACACTGAGCTAATGGTAGAGCttccactttcaaggagcaggacacaaATCTGGACACTTATAAGATAtccactatgccctccgatgaaccatcaaacaggcaaaacatcaatacaggactaaaatcTAATCCAACTCTGACacttgtcagatgtggcagggcttgtacaCTATCATGGACtataaagggaaacccagccgcgagctgcccagtgacgcaagcctaccagaggagctaaatgccttctatgctcgcttctgGCAATCAACACTGAATcatgtatgagagcaccagctgttcctaacgactgtgtgatcacactctccatagcccatgtgagtaagacctttacataggttaacattcacaaggccgcagggccagacggattagcaGGACGCATACTCTAGCTGGCAagtttcttcactgacattttcaacctttccctgacccagtctgtaatacccacaTGTTTGAAGCAGACTACCAAAGTACTCATgctcaagaacaccaaggtaatctgtctaaatgactattgccccatagCGCTCAGATCTGCAGCcataaaatgctttgaaaggctggaaccactccaattcacatacagcCCCAACATATTCACAAATGaaacaatctctattgcactctacacttccctttcccacctggattaAAATAATGcatacgtgagaatgctgtttattgattacagctcagtgccctctaagctaaggaccctgggattaaacacctccctctgtaattGGATACTGGACCTTCTGGCAGGCataccccaggtggtgaggttaggcAACAATACGGTTCTctacgctgaccctcaacatgggtgCCCCTCAGATGTGCGTGCTTAGCCCCTTCCTGTACTCACCCACAACTGCGAGGCTGCACAcaactccaataccatcattaagtttgctgacgacacaacggtgataggcctgatcaccgactacgatgagacagcctacagggaggtcagagacctgtcaatgtggtgctaggacaacaaactctccctcaacgtcagcaagacaaagaagcttatcgtggactacaggaaacggagggctgagcacaccccattcatgacaacaccttttcccccctcAGGGGGCTTAAAAGATTTGGtacgggccctcagatcctcaaaaagttctaaagCTGCACCACCAAGAGCATCTTAAATGGCTACATCAcctcttggtatggcaactgctcggcatcagaccataaggcgctacagagggtaatgcgtacggctcagctccctgccatccagtacctctataccaagcggtgtcagaggaaaaaatgtcaaagactacagccacccaagtcacagtctgttctttctgctaccgcagAGCATTAccgagcaccaagtctgggaccaaaaggcttgagaacagcttctaccccaaagccataagaatGCTGAACTGTTAATTAAATGGTTACCCGGATGTTCTGCTTTTcaccccctacctacatgtacatagtacttcaattaatcaatcaatcacctaaccaaacctacatgtacatatcacctCAATCAATCACCTCAACTACCACGTACCTCagtacactgactcggtaccggtactccttgtatatagcctgtatattgcctcgttatcgttattttgttgtgttattttgtgttacttCTATTTTCTTTTTATTTCTTTGTTTATTTTCAAACTGCATTGTTCGGAAAGTGGCTCGTAAAGCAAGCATTTCACATTAAAggctacacttgttgtattcagcgtaactgacaaataacattttatgtgAAAAGAGATTCAACCTCAGAATCCATTTCACATGACTCATTATTTGTCCCAGATATCTCCATTCTTGTATATTCTAAATATGTCTCTTTTGACAGGCTGGCCTTTTGGGAGGTTAGTGTGTAAGCTGAGTGGGATGGTTCAAGGCATATCAGTGTCAGCTTCAGTCTTTACTCTGGTGGCCATAGCTGTGGATAGGTGAGGTTTCTTTCAACTGATTAAATAATTGATTTAATTtattgtgcgtgtttgtgtgtgtttagaaAATTTCAATGCAATTTCACAGCACAACAGACAATTTCACAATACAGACATTTTACAGAATGCTCCCCCCTCACCTCCCGTCTGAACAGGTTCCGCTGCATCGTATACCCCTTCAAGCAGAAGCTGACAATCTCCACCTCCAcactgatcatcatcatcatctgggtGCTGGCTATCTCCATAATGTGTCCCTCAGGGGTCATGCTCCAGGTACACTGTCTAATGCTGGTGCATGTTTTATTAATCAACGGATTTGAGAGGGACACATCAACATGTCAAGTTTAACATCAATGTAAAGCGTAAGCATCAGACACATTTTCATccctttctgtttttttattgtgACTCTGTATTTCCAAGGTGACCAAGGAGCAGCGTGTCCTTATCCTACTGGGGGACGGCTACAACAACACCCGCCCCTTCTACTGGTGCCGCGAGAACTGGCCCAATCAAGAGATGAGGAAGATCTACACCACCGTCCTATTCGCTAACATCTATCTAGCCCCATTATCACTCATTGTCATCATGTACGCACGCATCGGATTCACCCTCTTTAAGACGGCCATACCCTCCTCCGGCGGGTGCAGTGGTAGTGGCAGCAGCGGTGGGACGAAACCCAGCCAGGACAACCACCGTCagtcgaagaagaagaagagggtgaTCAAGATGCTGTTGGTAGTGGCGCTTCTCTTCATCCTGTCATGGCTCCCGCTGTGGACGCTGATGATGCTAAGCGACTACGCCAGCCTGACGGCAAGCCAGCACCGCATCATCAACATCTACGTGTACCCGCTGGCCCACTGGCTGGCCTTCTTCAACTCCTCCGTCAACCCCATCATCTACGGCTTCTTCAATGAGAACTTCCGACGGGGGTTCCAGGCCGCATTTAAATTCCAGCTGTGCTCCGCAGTCATGGAGCGCCAGAAGACCTACTCGCATCGTATCCAAGGCAACGCAGTTTTACCAGCGAACCTGCACCTGCCCACCGGGGCCGGCTCAGG
This region includes:
- the LOC109868805 gene encoding neuropeptide FF receptor 2; translation: MTHALDPISSNSTEDWNTTFFNSSRDLQHPPYPYYQQNITYVDLYLHKPSVVVVFIVSYLLIFLVCMVGNGVVCFIVLRSKNMRTVTNLFILNLAISDLLVGIFCMPTTLVDNIITGWPFGRLVCKLSGMVQGISVSASVFTLVAIAVDRFRCIVYPFKQKLTISTSTLIIIIIWVLAISIMCPSGVMLQVTKEQRVLILLGDGYNNTRPFYWCRENWPNQEMRKIYTTVLFANIYLAPLSLIVIMYARIGFTLFKTAIPSSGGCSGSGSSGGTKPSQDNHRQSKKKKRVIKMLLVVALLFILSWLPLWTLMMLSDYASLTASQHRIINIYVYPLAHWLAFFNSSVNPIIYGFFNENFRRGFQAAFKFQLCSAVMERQKTYSHRIQGNAVLPANLHLPTGAGSGGSELALVNRKGLGREEVVGRTSGGRSSESDVKEQDLIMEDLEKVIYDL